The following is a genomic window from Bacteroidota bacterium.
TTTAACAATTGGTACAGGTCTGAATTCGTACTCTACTTTTAAAGATTATTACAGTGGTTCAACAGGGAAGTCAGACTGGATTGGCATTGATGACGGTTCACGTTCTTTACCTGAAAATTTCCCGGGTTCTGCTGAATTTAAAAAAATGACACAAGCTCAGAAGTATGAGCTGTCAAAGCAAGTATCAAATGACTGGGCAGTTGATGAGAAGTCAAATATGCCTGTAAACAAAAATGTTCAGCTTTCATTCGGAAATCAAATGTCGATTGGTGAAAAGAAGTTTGGTTTCATTGGTGCATTGACTTACGCTCGTTCTAACAAACATCAAACAGTAGAGCGTGGTGATTTTGATTTTGATGGTTCGGAGCGGTATAATTATTTCGATGAACAATATTCTGACAATGTATTAGCCGGCGGAATTTTTAATATGACAATGAAATTCAACGATAATAGTAAGATCTCTTTGAAAAACTATTTTTCAGTCAACTCTGATAATACTACTGTAATGCGCTCGGGTGATGACATAGAACTTCAGCAGGAAAAGCAGGCAACTGCAATTCAATTTACATCGAGTACTCTTTTTAATTCGCAGTTATCAGGCGAACATCTTTTGGGGAAATCTAAAATTAATATAAAATGGTATGGTGGTGCCGGAATTATTTCAAGAGAAATTCCTGATCTGAGAAGAATGCAGTACTACAGAAATTTTGAAGTAAGTGATGCCTCAGATACTATCTACAGAGCATATGTGCCTTTCGGTAGTGCCTCTCCAAATTATGCCGGTAAATTTTACTCTTCTTTAGATGAAAATACTTACAATGGCGGTGCGGATATTAGCATTCCAATTAAGTTGTTCAAAAAGGACGGAGTTGTAAAATTTGGTGGAATGGAGCAGTATAAGGAAAGAACGTTTGATGCCCGCGTTTTGGGTTATGTTATTCCAAATGCAGGAACTTTCAATTACAATTTATTATTCTCTTCTCTCGATACTATTTTCAGCGCAGATCACATGAACTCAAAAGGATTCCGTCTGGATGATATTACAAATCCATCTGATCGTTATACTGCTACTTCAAACTTGCATGCAGGTTATGCTATGATGGATAACAATTTCGGAAAGTTGCGTGTAGTTTATGGAGTTCGTCTGGAGAATTTTATTCAGAAGTTGAATTCATTTGGCTATAGCAACGACACAATCGAAGTGAACAGAAATTACCTGAATCTACTGCCTTCAATGAATTTCACTTACGGCTTGACAGAAAAAACGAATATCAGAGCATCTGCATTTCAGAGTGTTTCAAGACCGGAATTCAGAGAGCTGGCGCCATTCTCATTCTATGATTTCAATACTTCAACTGCTATCCAGGGAAATGATTCACTTGTGATCTGCACGATCAATAATGTTGATCTGCGATTTGAAAGTTATCCGACAGTAGGCGAGGTGTATTCCGTTTCGTTATTTTACAAACAGTTTTCAAATCCGATAGAGCAAATTGTTGAAAGCTCAGGAGCAGGAAGCAGATCAGTTTCGTACGAAAATGCAAAAGGTGCAACTAATTTCGGAATAGAAGCAGAGTTTCGCAGAAAACTGGAATTTATGGAAAAAATTTCTTCGTGGAAATCGTGGTCTAAGTTTACTATTTTTGGAAACGTAGCATTGATCAAATCCAAAGTAGATAAATCCGATGACTTACGTGCAAAAGAAGATCGTCCGATGCAGGGTCAATCCCCTTACATTATAAATGGTGGATTGATGTTCAATGACCCTTTAAGTGGTTTTGGATTAAATGTAGTTTACAACAAGATCGGCAGACGCATCTTCCAGGTAGGATATGAGGGCTATAAAAGCATCTACGAAGCACCACGAAATTTGCTGGACTTACAGATCAGTAAAACAATATTCAAGTCAGGAGAACTTAAGTTTTCTGTCAACGATGTCCTGAATAATGTTGCAATTTTCTATCAGGATCAGGATGAAGATGGAAAATACGTTGCAGATAAAGACAGCAGGATCAGTGCCATTACGACCGGAACTAATTATGGTTTGAGCTTCTCGTATAAATTCTGACAATTATTAATTTCCGAATTGGTAAATTTAAGGATGAAGCATTAAAGCTAAATAACCGAAAAGGTCCTTCCTGGATGACCACTTTCGTCACAATTTATGCACAAGGTGAAAAAAAGATGCGTGCCGAAGGCCCGCATCTTTTTTTCACCTTGTGCATATAAAGCAAACCGCTTTGTCATCCTGGAAGGATCTTTTTGGTTTCTAGACGATATCTTAACTAGGGAGTTATTATTCTTATGTATTAAAATCCTATCGGATATAATTAGAAAAAGGGAAAATCGAAAGTAAGGTTTTTGAAATTTGATATAGGTTACCTTAAATGATTGGCTTTTTACGATTTAATTTATATTCTAGAGTTTCTGATCAGTTTCTTATCTTCGCTTCCGAAATCCAGAAGCGATGCAAAACCTAGAACAGATCAAAGCCAATTTTACTGAAGCAGAAAACATACTTGAAGAATTTATTGGAAATGAAAATAACTTCATTTCTATTGAAAAGGCAGCAAGTCTGATGAAGTCTGCAATAGCAAATGGTGGAAAAATCATTAGTTGCGGAAACGGCGGCAGCATGTGCGATGCCATGCATTTTGCCGAAGAACTTAGCGGAAGATTCCGCGACGACAGGAAAGCTTTGCCGGCATTGAGTATTTCCGATCCGTCACATATTTCATGCGTTGCAAACGACTACGGTTATGATTTTGTTTTTTCCAGGTACATTGAAGCCATTGGGAAAAAAGGCGATGTGCTTCTTGCCATCAGCACCAGCGGAAATTCAAAAAATATTCTTGAAGCGATCCGCGCCGCAAAAGAAGCCGGCATGAAAGTAATCGGATTAACAGGCAAAGGCGGCGGCAAGATGGCCGATTTGTGTGATATAGAGATCAGAGCTCCTCATTCAGATTTCGCCGATAGGGCGCAGGAGATACATATTAAGGTGATTCATTCGTTGATACAGTGCATAGAAAATTAACGAATAACGAAAAGTGAAAAGTGAAAAGTGAAAAGTGAAAAGTGAAAAGTGAAAAGTGAAAAGTGAAAAGCGAAAAGCGAATATTGTCAATCCAGAAAGTACTTACTAGATTAACATTTTTCACTTTTCACGTTTCACTTTTCGTTATAGTATAAGTATGAGTATTAAAATAAGCAACAAAACCCCCGTAGAAATATAAACCCCGCCATCCAGTTGTTTTAATTCTTTTTTGATTCCATTGACTTCTTTCTTTAGTGTTGATCGTTCAGATGATGACAGATCTTTTTTAGTCATTGATTGAATTTCATGGAGACGGCTAATTAATGCGTTAGCTACAACACTTGAGCTTCCTGATCTTTCAGTATTTGTTGAAGCAATTTGAGCAGTTCCTTTTTCTGTTGCATTTGCAGTGAGACTGAAAATACATAACAGAACTATCGGAAAAAATAATTTGATTTTCATTTTAGTTTAGGTTTGATTGAATCAGCAAGATAAAAATTTCAACTGCCCTGAATTGTATTCGCCTTTTTTTCTCTTAACCATGAATTGTTAATATTGAAATATTTTTTAATCTAAAATTGTTGCAAATAATATCCTACATATATCGGGATGCATTAACGGAATATTCAATTTAA
Proteins encoded in this region:
- a CDS encoding outer membrane beta-barrel protein, with the protein product MKSPLLLLILHFALNNYASAAGTITGQVLDKASSETLIGVLVWIDGSSIGTSTDIDGKFNLNVSPGSYNLSVKYIGYNPKIVENVEVKDNETLALNVILEPSVQQLNEVTIVAEMRRESASSILLMQKRSAVVQDGISSEAIKKTADKNTAEVLKRVSGASLQEGKFVIVRGLSDRYNLAMINNTMLPSSEPDRKSFSFDLFPSSLLDNLFILKTASPDLPGEFAGGIIQLNTKDIPDKRFLGLTIGTGLNSYSTFKDYYSGSTGKSDWIGIDDGSRSLPENFPGSAEFKKMTQAQKYELSKQVSNDWAVDEKSNMPVNKNVQLSFGNQMSIGEKKFGFIGALTYARSNKHQTVERGDFDFDGSERYNYFDEQYSDNVLAGGIFNMTMKFNDNSKISLKNYFSVNSDNTTVMRSGDDIELQQEKQATAIQFTSSTLFNSQLSGEHLLGKSKINIKWYGGAGIISREIPDLRRMQYYRNFEVSDASDTIYRAYVPFGSASPNYAGKFYSSLDENTYNGGADISIPIKLFKKDGVVKFGGMEQYKERTFDARVLGYVIPNAGTFNYNLLFSSLDTIFSADHMNSKGFRLDDITNPSDRYTATSNLHAGYAMMDNNFGKLRVVYGVRLENFIQKLNSFGYSNDTIEVNRNYLNLLPSMNFTYGLTEKTNIRASAFQSVSRPEFRELAPFSFYDFNTSTAIQGNDSLVICTINNVDLRFESYPTVGEVYSVSLFYKQFSNPIEQIVESSGAGSRSVSYENAKGATNFGIEAEFRRKLEFMEKISSWKSWSKFTIFGNVALIKSKVDKSDDLRAKEDRPMQGQSPYIINGGLMFNDPLSGFGLNVVYNKIGRRIFQVGYEGYKSIYEAPRNLLDLQISKTIFKSGELKFSVNDVLNNVAIFYQDQDEDGKYVADKDSRISAITTGTNYGLSFSYKF
- the lpcA gene encoding D-sedoheptulose 7-phosphate isomerase, giving the protein MQNLEQIKANFTEAENILEEFIGNENNFISIEKAASLMKSAIANGGKIISCGNGGSMCDAMHFAEELSGRFRDDRKALPALSISDPSHISCVANDYGYDFVFSRYIEAIGKKGDVLLAISTSGNSKNILEAIRAAKEAGMKVIGLTGKGGGKMADLCDIEIRAPHSDFADRAQEIHIKVIHSLIQCIEN